The proteins below come from a single Holdemania massiliensis genomic window:
- a CDS encoding CapA family protein produces the protein MNQKQTMKNLMRTVIALLILLGALLMVLAVITLQRPKDGEVQITVTPQTTSTPQPTPIVEKAELIMAGDALLHGAVYTDAKTAEGGYDFTEMMSTLNRVVDHYDLKYYNQETILGGTELGLSTYPCFNSPQEFGDTMMNLGFNLVSLANNHTLDRGEQAILNSLDYWSNQNALTAGSYSSFDDRKELRVRQINGISYTLLSYTYGTNGIAVPKGKEYLVNVYTDEMLLEDIAKARGEVDVLMVAMHWGEEYTHEPTSEQRRLAQLLADAGVDIIIGSHPHVVQPIEWIDDTLCIYSLGNLISAQDGTYKRIGLLAGVTITKTTFEGQSHIQLSAPRADLVYTQYTKGYHNFKLKFFDEIEESELKDIWGVYDQYGKIITDGGAVDQLGGL, from the coding sequence ATGAATCAGAAACAAACGATGAAAAATCTGATGCGCACGGTGATCGCCCTGTTGATCTTGCTGGGGGCTTTATTGATGGTGCTGGCCGTGATTACGCTGCAGAGACCCAAAGATGGCGAAGTTCAAATTACGGTTACGCCGCAGACAACAAGCACGCCGCAGCCGACGCCGATTGTGGAAAAAGCTGAGCTGATTATGGCCGGAGATGCTTTGCTGCACGGTGCTGTGTATACCGATGCCAAGACGGCTGAAGGCGGCTATGATTTTACTGAAATGATGAGTACGCTGAACCGTGTAGTGGATCATTATGATTTAAAGTATTATAATCAGGAAACAATTTTAGGTGGAACGGAATTGGGTTTATCCACGTATCCCTGCTTCAATTCCCCGCAGGAATTTGGAGATACGATGATGAACCTGGGGTTCAATCTGGTATCACTGGCAAATAATCATACCTTGGATCGGGGTGAACAGGCAATTCTGAATTCTCTGGATTATTGGTCAAACCAAAATGCCTTGACAGCGGGTTCTTACAGTTCCTTTGATGATCGGAAAGAACTGCGTGTTCGTCAGATCAACGGCATCAGCTATACCTTGCTGTCCTATACCTATGGCACCAACGGTATCGCCGTGCCGAAAGGCAAAGAATATCTGGTGAATGTCTATACGGATGAGATGCTGCTGGAAGATATCGCCAAAGCCCGTGGGGAAGTGGATGTCCTGATGGTCGCGATGCACTGGGGCGAGGAATATACGCATGAACCGACATCGGAACAGCGCCGTCTTGCACAGCTGTTGGCAGATGCCGGTGTGGATATCATCATCGGCAGTCATCCGCATGTCGTTCAGCCGATTGAGTGGATCGACGATACGCTGTGTATTTATTCATTAGGCAATTTGATCTCCGCCCAGGACGGAACCTATAAACGAATAGGATTGTTGGCGGGAGTAACGATAACCAAGACTACCTTTGAAGGGCAAAGTCACATTCAGCTCAGTGCCCCGCGTGCGGATCTGGTGTATACGCAGTATACGAAGGGATATCACAATTTCAAACTGAAGTTCTTTGATGAAATTGAAGAAAGCGAACTGAAAGACATCTGGGGTGTATATGATCAGTATGGAAAGATTATCACCGATGGCGGCGCGGTGGATCAGTTAGGCGGGTTATAA
- a CDS encoding amidohydrolase family protein, with product MILIRNGNVHDGLGQVLAKTDILIENGKIVRMGQQLEAAQAKVIEAEGKCVMPGWIDPLSGWGTAAGRGQARDNDETSDPLTPQLDVYYAFDPESMMYQELWGYGITAAGVAPSNNNILGGSTAVFKAYGKTAEAMCVKAPAALKGSVDEKVKQTYGPRNIAPMTKMGIFSALRELIAKCRSDKAEDQKDLKVQAFRPVLEGKLPLILNCNTQAEAEAVLKLFEKDPVQLILANMYQLDESLMEKECGLILGDLTDGFNRYNAAIDYKALFDLIKAGKPVALSAFGDAVSPGREILMWNAHGLLAQARRLGAEITSEDVLKMLTSVPAQLLGVADRIGSLTEGKDADVVIWSRNPLETFRALPETVIISGEIVKGEKAA from the coding sequence TTGATCTTAATACGGAACGGAAACGTGCATGATGGTTTGGGCCAGGTACTGGCAAAAACGGATATTTTGATCGAGAACGGAAAGATTGTCCGGATGGGGCAACAGTTGGAAGCCGCACAGGCAAAGGTGATAGAAGCCGAGGGAAAATGCGTCATGCCTGGCTGGATCGATCCGTTAAGCGGCTGGGGAACAGCTGCAGGTCGCGGACAGGCGCGGGATAATGATGAAACAAGCGATCCGCTGACGCCGCAGCTGGACGTTTATTATGCGTTTGATCCTGAAAGCATGATGTATCAGGAGCTATGGGGGTACGGAATTACGGCTGCGGGTGTTGCGCCGAGCAACAACAACATTCTCGGCGGCAGTACGGCCGTGTTCAAGGCTTACGGCAAAACGGCTGAAGCAATGTGCGTCAAAGCACCGGCAGCATTAAAAGGCTCCGTGGATGAAAAGGTTAAACAGACCTATGGCCCGCGCAATATTGCGCCGATGACTAAAATGGGTATTTTCTCAGCCTTGCGCGAACTGATCGCAAAATGCCGTTCGGACAAAGCGGAAGATCAGAAAGATCTGAAGGTTCAAGCTTTCCGGCCTGTTTTAGAAGGCAAGCTGCCGTTGATTCTGAACTGCAATACCCAAGCGGAAGCAGAAGCGGTACTGAAGCTGTTTGAAAAAGATCCGGTTCAGCTGATCTTGGCGAATATGTATCAGCTCGATGAAAGTCTGATGGAGAAAGAGTGCGGCCTGATCCTGGGGGATCTGACCGATGGCTTTAACCGATACAATGCCGCCATTGATTACAAGGCGCTGTTTGATTTGATCAAAGCTGGCAAACCGGTGGCGCTGAGTGCGTTTGGCGATGCGGTTTCACCCGGCCGGGAAATTCTGATGTGGAATGCGCATGGTTTGTTGGCGCAGGCCCGGCGGCTGGGGGCTGAAATCACCAGTGAAGATGTGCTGAAAATGCTGACAAGTGTTCCGGCTCAGTTGTTAGGCGTGGCTGATCGGATTGGTTCCCTGACTGAAGGCAAAGATGCCGACGTCGTAATCTGGTCGAGAAATCCGCTGGAAACCTTCCGGGCCTTGCCGGAAACAGTAATCATTTCCGGGGAAATTGTAAAGGGGGAAAAAGCGGCATGA
- a CDS encoding DUF362 domain-containing protein encodes MKTKEKVAAVRCTSYDENQVERQLNRLMEAIDAAALIQPGMKVLIKPNLLSAKNPEEFTTTHPEVLRALVRYVKRHGAQVMLADSPAGRFTLDSLRLVYQKTGLKALAEQENCQLNESLDSVESELKVGAEAVPILKCVADADLIIDCCKFKSHSYTLTSGAVKNMFGVIPGLVKAEMHARFPKRAHFCRFLCQLAAMVKPQLCIMDAIEGMQGNGPSGGDRYDGQRLLAAQDPFALDYGALKLFGLDPNQMPIHHAACVLGLVDPQNVELCALEESWEALSCHDFRLPETVKGLIQLIPSPVEALRHVFAPYPKPDLKRCVGCGECLRDCPVHAITLVNQKAVIDRRRCIRCYCCQEVCPIHVVQLKR; translated from the coding sequence ATGAAGACAAAGGAAAAAGTGGCAGCTGTGCGCTGCACAAGTTATGATGAAAATCAAGTCGAACGCCAGCTCAATCGGCTGATGGAGGCAATCGATGCCGCAGCTTTGATCCAGCCGGGCATGAAGGTACTGATCAAACCGAATTTATTGTCCGCTAAAAATCCGGAAGAATTTACCACTACCCATCCAGAAGTTCTGCGGGCGTTAGTTCGTTATGTGAAACGGCACGGCGCACAGGTGATGCTGGCGGACAGTCCGGCCGGGCGATTCACGCTGGATTCCCTGCGTTTAGTTTACCAAAAGACGGGATTGAAGGCGTTGGCTGAACAGGAGAACTGTCAGCTCAATGAATCGCTGGACAGCGTTGAAAGTGAGCTGAAGGTTGGCGCCGAAGCGGTACCGATTTTAAAATGTGTCGCGGATGCCGATCTGATCATTGACTGCTGCAAGTTTAAAAGTCACAGCTATACTCTGACCAGCGGTGCGGTGAAGAATATGTTCGGGGTCATTCCCGGCCTGGTGAAAGCTGAAATGCATGCCCGGTTTCCCAAGCGTGCGCATTTCTGCCGCTTCCTCTGCCAGCTGGCGGCAATGGTCAAGCCGCAGCTGTGCATCATGGATGCGATTGAAGGAATGCAGGGCAACGGCCCCAGCGGTGGAGATCGGTATGACGGCCAACGCTTGCTGGCGGCTCAGGATCCCTTTGCACTCGATTATGGAGCGCTGAAGTTGTTTGGTCTGGATCCGAATCAGATGCCGATTCATCATGCGGCCTGTGTGTTGGGGCTCGTGGATCCGCAAAATGTAGAACTGTGCGCGCTGGAAGAATCCTGGGAAGCTTTATCATGTCATGATTTCAGACTGCCGGAAACGGTTAAAGGTCTGATTCAGTTGATTCCTTCCCCCGTTGAGGCACTGCGCCATGTTTTTGCCCCTTATCCCAAACCGGATCTAAAGCGATGTGTGGGGTGTGGAGAATGCCTTCGGGACTGTCCGGTTCACGCGATTACGTTGGTCAATCAGAAAGCGGTTATTGATCGCCGCCGCTGTATTCGCTGTTACTGCTGTCAGGAAGTCTGTCCGATTCATGTCGTGCAATTAAAGCGTTAA
- a CDS encoding amidohydrolase family protein — protein MKRLIKGAKILTMGTLGTLEKGDILMEDGKITAIGEGLEAQEAEVIDAKGLTAIPGIVDAHSHIGGFEIATGAQDVNEMVKNVTAEVEVIDGLDPMSPSFKEALAAGVTCSAIAPGSGNVIGGVVCAVKSAGQGTIDSMCINRHVALKAAMGGNPKGVYGKRNQMPMTRMGVASILRQYFRDVQEYMKKQEEAKADPAKMPKWDPAMENGAKVLRHEMPVKMHCTQFDMITVIELAKEFDFEFTLDHAWGASDYMEPIVESGCPVIFGPIAVAKGFGESIKIDIDSVVEMDKRGVLCSIMTDGPVYHPWLIVEQAGEVVRYGADVERAIAMLTINPAKTIGCDQRIGSLEIGKDADIALFNGMPTLDPAAGVVMTLVNGEIVYQSKGF, from the coding sequence ATGAAACGATTGATCAAAGGCGCAAAAATCTTGACAATGGGCACGCTGGGAACGTTGGAAAAAGGCGATATCCTGATGGAAGACGGGAAAATCACCGCGATCGGCGAAGGCCTGGAAGCGCAGGAAGCAGAAGTCATTGATGCTAAAGGACTGACGGCAATTCCTGGAATTGTTGATGCACACAGCCATATCGGCGGTTTTGAGATTGCTACGGGAGCCCAGGACGTCAATGAGATGGTTAAGAATGTGACGGCCGAAGTGGAAGTGATCGACGGACTGGATCCAATGTCGCCGTCGTTTAAAGAGGCGCTGGCGGCAGGCGTAACCTGCAGCGCGATTGCCCCGGGCAGCGGCAATGTCATCGGCGGTGTCGTCTGTGCGGTGAAAAGCGCTGGGCAGGGAACGATTGATTCCATGTGCATCAACCGCCATGTGGCTTTAAAAGCAGCGATGGGCGGCAATCCGAAGGGTGTTTACGGCAAACGCAATCAGATGCCGATGACGCGGATGGGCGTGGCAAGCATCCTGCGCCAGTATTTCCGTGATGTTCAGGAATACATGAAAAAACAAGAAGAAGCCAAAGCCGATCCGGCAAAGATGCCGAAATGGGATCCGGCGATGGAGAATGGAGCCAAAGTTCTGCGGCATGAAATGCCGGTGAAGATGCACTGTACGCAGTTTGACATGATCACCGTTATTGAACTGGCAAAGGAATTCGATTTCGAATTCACCCTTGATCATGCCTGGGGTGCTTCTGATTATATGGAACCGATTGTCGAAAGCGGCTGTCCAGTGATCTTTGGTCCGATTGCCGTGGCTAAAGGCTTCGGCGAATCGATTAAGATCGATATTGACAGCGTTGTGGAAATGGACAAGCGCGGGGTACTGTGCTCCATCATGACTGACGGTCCGGTATACCATCCTTGGCTGATTGTGGAACAGGCAGGCGAAGTTGTCCGGTATGGCGCTGATGTTGAACGGGCGATTGCGATGCTGACAATCAATCCGGCCAAGACGATCGGCTGTGATCAGCGAATTGGCTCGCTGGAAATTGGCAAGGATGCGGATATCGCTTTGTTTAACGGAATGCCGACGCTCGATCCGGCAGCGGGAGTTGTGATGACGCTGGTCAATGGTGAAATTGTGTATCAAAGTAAGGGCTTCTAA
- a CDS encoding VanZ family protein codes for MDRQIRKAAILLLGIWLIIILWITLLNQNYAIAMRIVNGIPFLWIAELFQIFKSGRAVLFYVRLVMKGLLINLWMFAPAGFLMPLAFPAFRNGKRVIAAGILFSILIESLQFMHGGRVVDIDDVLMNGLGTGLGFCIYQIGLFLICILQSEKV; via the coding sequence ATGGATCGTCAAATCAGAAAAGCGGCAATTTTGTTGTTGGGAATCTGGTTAATCATCATTTTATGGATCACTTTGCTTAACCAAAACTACGCGATTGCGATGCGAATTGTGAATGGAATTCCTTTTCTATGGATTGCAGAGCTGTTTCAAATTTTTAAATCAGGCCGAGCTGTTCTGTTTTATGTTCGGCTGGTGATGAAAGGCCTGTTAATCAATCTTTGGATGTTTGCGCCTGCCGGATTTTTGATGCCGCTGGCTTTTCCTGCTTTTAGAAATGGAAAGCGGGTGATAGCCGCTGGAATACTTTTTTCTATCCTTATCGAATCTCTGCAGTTTATGCACGGCGGCCGCGTTGTGGATATTGATGATGTCTTGATGAACGGTTTGGGAACCGGACTGGGATTCTGTATTTATCAAATTGGTCTGTTTTTGATCTGTATATTACAATCGGAGAAAGTATAA